A segment of the Anaerolineae bacterium genome:
TCTTCCCTGGCTTTATCAAGACCGGTGGAGAAAGGCTGATAAAGGAGCTCTTCAGGCCAGAGCTCGGAGATGGCGGAAACGATTTCCTCCGGCTTCTGGCCCGTGCGGGCGATCAGGAGAGGGTTAGTGGTCACCCCCCGAACAAAGCCCGAAGAAAGGGCCTCTCGCACTTCTCCCAGGTCAGCGGAATCCACGTAGATAGCCATCACCCCTCCTCTAAGCGCAGAACTTTCTTACCACTTTGTACAGGACCCGAACCCCAAAAAGCAGGCTTTCAATGGAAATTCGCTCATTGTGGGCATGGGCCAGTTCTAAGAAATTGCACTCAGGGTCATACTTCATAGGGGAGAAACCGTAAACTTTAACCCCTCTCTTGGCCAGGAAACGGCTGTCGGTGGTGGCGGGGAGCATGTAGGGGATGACTTTGGCCCTGGGGTCTTCTTCAGATATGACTTCCTGGATGATGCGGAAAAGTTCTGTTTCATAATGGATCTCAAAGGGTTCGGGTTCCATGAGCACCTCTATTTCCACATCGGGCCCGAGGTAAGGGCGAATTTCAGCCAGGAGGGTTTCTTTGGTTTGGCCCGGGAGAACGCGGCAGTCTATTTCTGCTTCAGCTTCGGATGGAATGACATTGGTCTTCTGGCCAGCTCTCAGAACAGTTGGAGTGGCAGTGTTATGGAGGAGGGCTCTGAACACGGGAGCGAGCCTTTTCCTATCAGGCAGGCATCTGAGGATAAGAGGTTCAAAAAAGGGGTTCAAGATTAAGGGAAAAAACCAGGAAATCGGGAATCCCTGGTCCCGGGCCAGCGTTTTGATAAATCGTTCGACGGTTGCGGTGCGGTGCATGGGCAGGCGGGCTTTCCCCAATCGGACCAGGGCTTCGGCCAGTTTGAGAACGGCATTATCATCCTTGGGAGTGGAAGCATGGCCTGGCTTACCTTTCGCCCTGACCCTTATCCAGCAGGGGCTCTTTTCGGCAGTATCGCAAACATAGTAGCGGCGGCCAGCGAATTCAATTCCATATCCTCCCCCTTCGTTCAGGGCATATTCGCACTTTAAAAGCTCTGGATGGTTCTCCAGGAGCCACTTGACCCCCATAGTCCCGCCCATTTCCTCGTCGGCTGTGGCTGCCATAATGATGTCCCTTTTCAGGCTCAAACCTTCCCTTTTGAGCTGGATTAGGCACATCATCTCCATAACCGTTAACTGCTTTACATCCACAGCTCCTCTTCCCCAGATATATCCATCCACAATCTCCCCACCGAAGGGATCGCGTGTCCAATGGGCTTCCTCCACCGGGACTACGTCCAGGTGGGATAGAAGGAGCAGTGGTCCTGCTTCACCGCGGCCCCTAAGGCGGGCAATGACGTTCCCCCGTCCAGGGGCTGATTCTATCACTCTAACTTCAATTCCTTCTCGGCTTAGAGTTTCGGCCACATATTCGGCGGCAGGGGTTTCATTGCCAGGAGGGTTCACTGTTTTTATACGTATGAGTTCCTGCAGGTGTTTTACAGCCTCGTCTTTTACCTCCATTTTTGCCTCCTTAAAAACAAGGTTTTCCCCGTCCAAAGCATAGGGCAACCAGCAGGGTTAGCCCCGGCTCCCACATGAGAGAAAACACCCTCTTGGCTCTTCTTATCCCTGTTTCTTTCCCATGAACTCAAAACGGATTGCGCGA
Coding sequences within it:
- a CDS encoding M20/M25/M40 family metallo-hydrolase; the encoded protein is MEVKDEAVKHLQELIRIKTVNPPGNETPAAEYVAETLSREGIEVRVIESAPGRGNVIARLRGRGEAGPLLLLSHLDVVPVEEAHWTRDPFGGEIVDGYIWGRGAVDVKQLTVMEMMCLIQLKREGLSLKRDIIMAATADEEMGGTMGVKWLLENHPELLKCEYALNEGGGYGIEFAGRRYYVCDTAEKSPCWIRVRAKGKPGHASTPKDDNAVLKLAEALVRLGKARLPMHRTATVERFIKTLARDQGFPISWFFPLILNPFFEPLILRCLPDRKRLAPVFRALLHNTATPTVLRAGQKTNVIPSEAEAEIDCRVLPGQTKETLLAEIRPYLGPDVEIEVLMEPEPFEIHYETELFRIIQEVISEEDPRAKVIPYMLPATTDSRFLAKRGVKVYGFSPMKYDPECNFLELAHAHNERISIESLLFGVRVLYKVVRKFCA